One segment of Neodiprion fabricii isolate iyNeoFabr1 chromosome 1, iyNeoFabr1.1, whole genome shotgun sequence DNA contains the following:
- the LOC124188188 gene encoding coronin-2B-like isoform X3: MTKDKQAWFRGVRSSKFRHVYGVPAKREKCYDNVKITKNAHDSQFCAVNPKFLAIVTEVAGGGAFLVLPLDNTGRLDFNASRVTGHTGPVLDIKWNPFNDNVIASCSDDCTIKLWHIPDGGLGRNLTDWLVELQGHKRRVAYIEWHPVAENVLFSAGFDHLIIVWDINSGEAVNIIDRHPDVIYSMSLNRDGSLLATTCKDKKLRVFEPRSGIVVSEGVCHAGTKASKVVFLGNSGRLLTTGFSRHSDRQYAIWSQHDLSSPLACESIDSSSGVVFPFYDHDTNMVYLAGKGDGNIRYYEVANEAPWLHFLSQFISGNPQRGLGLMPKRGVTTSLCEVFRFYKLHATRGMCEPISMIVPRKSDQFQEDLYPDTISTTPALSAKDWISGMNSAPNLISLKTGGSITTHKPRAYKPNQGPAATDLNTKKKFAFLSTETVPDYRPVELHDMSEKSQKTSCNQSTKIHQLQQKFGNVTVQPTRCSTEFHELVNKFGSVTNYYRKNNIMASSLNDNKTIGITEPPINESELRAAFARQTDELRLVRRQLANSQLRIKELEEQVIKLQNH; this comes from the exons ATGACCAAAGACAAACAG GCCTGGTTTCGAGGAGTTCGGAGTAGTAAATTTCGACACGTTTACGGAGTGCCGGCCAAGAGGGAAAAATGTTACGACAATGTCAAGATAACTAAAAATGCCCACGACTCGCAGTTTTGCGCAGTGAATCCGAAGTTTCTCGCTATCGTTACAGAAGTTGCCGGCGGCGGGGCTTTTCTTGTTTTGCCTCTCGACAAC ACTGGTCGACTAGATTTTAATGCAAGCAGAGTTACCGGGCACACTGGTCCAGTACTAGACATCAAATGGAATCCGTTCAACGACAACGTGATCGCGTCGTGCTCCGACGATTGCACG ATCAAGTTGTGGCACATACCGGATGGAGGCCTCGGCAGAAATCTGACAGACTGGCTCGTCGAGCTGCAAGGTCACAAGCGTCGCGTGGCGTACATCGAGTGGCACCCAGTGGCTGAAAATGTATTATTCAGCGCTGGATTTGACCATCTCATAATAGTATGGGACATCAATAGTGGCGAAGCTGTTAATATAATAGACAGACATCCTGACGTGATTTACAGCATGTCATTGAACAGGGATGGCAGTCTATTGGCAACGACttgtaaagataaaaaattgagagtCTTCGAACCGAGGTCTGGGATAGTAGTTTCG GAAGGTGTATGCCATGCTGGAACAAAAGCAAGCAAAGTCGTGTTCCTCGGTAATTCCGGACGCCTCCTGACCACTGGATTCAGCAGACACTCCGACAGGCAATATGCTATTTGGAGTCAACACGATTTGTCGAGTCCTCTGGCTTGCGAGTCAATCGATTCTTCGAGCGGCGTAGTATTTCCCTTTTATGACCATGATACAAACATGGTGTATCTAGCTGGAAAG GGTGATGGAAACATCAGATATTATGAGGTTGCAAACGAGGCACCTTGGCTACATTTTCTGAGCCAGTTTATATCTGGCAATCCTCAAAGGGGGTTGGGGCTGATGCCAAAGAGAGGCGTGACCACCTCTCTGTGTGAGGTTTTCAGATTTTATAAACTACACGCCACTCGAGGGATGTGCGAACCTATATCTATGATAGTTCCCCGGAAG AGCGATCAGTTCCAAGAAGACTTATACCCGGACACTATTAGTACTACGCCTGCTTTGTCGGCTAAAGATTGGATTAGCGGAATGAACAGTGCTCCAAATCTGATTTCTTTAAAAACAG gCGGTAGCATCACAACCCATAAACCTCGGGCATATAAACCGAATCAAGGGCCTGCGGCAACCGACTTGAAcactaaaaaaaagtttgcctTTCTGTCTACTGAGACAGTCCCAGATTACAGACCTGTCGAGTTGCACGATatgtcggaaaagagtcaaaAGACTTCTTGCAATCAAAGTACAAAAATCCATCAGCTGCAGCAAAAATTCGGCAATGTTACAGTGCAG CCAACGAGATGTAGTACTGAATTCCATGAGCTCGTGAACAAGTTTGGAAGTGTAACTAATTATTACCGAAAG AACAATATTATGGCTTCTTCATTGAACGACAACAAAACAATCGGCATCACGGAACCTCCAATCAATGAATCCGAGTTGAGAGCTGCGTTTGCTCGACAAACCGATGAACTGAGATTAGTAAGACGACAGTTGGCCAACAGTCAGCTGAGGATCAAGGAGCTCGAAGAACAAGTAATCAAATTACAAAATCATTGA
- the LOC124188188 gene encoding coronin-2B-like isoform X2, with product MHRFKEKLSDMLEHEGKEDSRNPSNTNAIDIRACYKPSERAWFRGVRSSKFRHVYGVPAKREKCYDNVKITKNAHDSQFCAVNPKFLAIVTEVAGGGAFLVLPLDNTGRLDFNASRVTGHTGPVLDIKWNPFNDNVIASCSDDCTIKLWHIPDGGLGRNLTDWLVELQGHKRRVAYIEWHPVAENVLFSAGFDHLIIVWDINSGEAVNIIDRHPDVIYSMSLNRDGSLLATTCKDKKLRVFEPRSGIVVSEGVCHAGTKASKVVFLGNSGRLLTTGFSRHSDRQYAIWSQHDLSSPLACESIDSSSGVVFPFYDHDTNMVYLAGKGDGNIRYYEVANEAPWLHFLSQFISGNPQRGLGLMPKRGVTTSLCEVFRFYKLHATRGMCEPISMIVPRKSDQFQEDLYPDTISTTPALSAKDWISGMNSAPNLISLKTGGSITTHKPRAYKPNQGPAATDLNTKKKFAFLSTETVPDYRPVELHDMSEKSQKTSCNQSTKIHQLQQKFGNVTVQNNIMASSLNDNKTIGITEPPINESELRAAFARQTDELRLVRRQLANSQLRIKELEEQVIKLQNH from the exons GCCTGGTTTCGAGGAGTTCGGAGTAGTAAATTTCGACACGTTTACGGAGTGCCGGCCAAGAGGGAAAAATGTTACGACAATGTCAAGATAACTAAAAATGCCCACGACTCGCAGTTTTGCGCAGTGAATCCGAAGTTTCTCGCTATCGTTACAGAAGTTGCCGGCGGCGGGGCTTTTCTTGTTTTGCCTCTCGACAAC ACTGGTCGACTAGATTTTAATGCAAGCAGAGTTACCGGGCACACTGGTCCAGTACTAGACATCAAATGGAATCCGTTCAACGACAACGTGATCGCGTCGTGCTCCGACGATTGCACG ATCAAGTTGTGGCACATACCGGATGGAGGCCTCGGCAGAAATCTGACAGACTGGCTCGTCGAGCTGCAAGGTCACAAGCGTCGCGTGGCGTACATCGAGTGGCACCCAGTGGCTGAAAATGTATTATTCAGCGCTGGATTTGACCATCTCATAATAGTATGGGACATCAATAGTGGCGAAGCTGTTAATATAATAGACAGACATCCTGACGTGATTTACAGCATGTCATTGAACAGGGATGGCAGTCTATTGGCAACGACttgtaaagataaaaaattgagagtCTTCGAACCGAGGTCTGGGATAGTAGTTTCG GAAGGTGTATGCCATGCTGGAACAAAAGCAAGCAAAGTCGTGTTCCTCGGTAATTCCGGACGCCTCCTGACCACTGGATTCAGCAGACACTCCGACAGGCAATATGCTATTTGGAGTCAACACGATTTGTCGAGTCCTCTGGCTTGCGAGTCAATCGATTCTTCGAGCGGCGTAGTATTTCCCTTTTATGACCATGATACAAACATGGTGTATCTAGCTGGAAAG GGTGATGGAAACATCAGATATTATGAGGTTGCAAACGAGGCACCTTGGCTACATTTTCTGAGCCAGTTTATATCTGGCAATCCTCAAAGGGGGTTGGGGCTGATGCCAAAGAGAGGCGTGACCACCTCTCTGTGTGAGGTTTTCAGATTTTATAAACTACACGCCACTCGAGGGATGTGCGAACCTATATCTATGATAGTTCCCCGGAAG AGCGATCAGTTCCAAGAAGACTTATACCCGGACACTATTAGTACTACGCCTGCTTTGTCGGCTAAAGATTGGATTAGCGGAATGAACAGTGCTCCAAATCTGATTTCTTTAAAAACAG gCGGTAGCATCACAACCCATAAACCTCGGGCATATAAACCGAATCAAGGGCCTGCGGCAACCGACTTGAAcactaaaaaaaagtttgcctTTCTGTCTACTGAGACAGTCCCAGATTACAGACCTGTCGAGTTGCACGATatgtcggaaaagagtcaaaAGACTTCTTGCAATCAAAGTACAAAAATCCATCAGCTGCAGCAAAAATTCGGCAATGTTACAGTGCAG AACAATATTATGGCTTCTTCATTGAACGACAACAAAACAATCGGCATCACGGAACCTCCAATCAATGAATCCGAGTTGAGAGCTGCGTTTGCTCGACAAACCGATGAACTGAGATTAGTAAGACGACAGTTGGCCAACAGTCAGCTGAGGATCAAGGAGCTCGAAGAACAAGTAATCAAATTACAAAATCATTGA
- the LOC124188188 gene encoding coronin-2B-like isoform X1, whose translation MHRFKEKLSDMLEHEGKEDSRNPSNTNAIDIRACYKPSERAWFRGVRSSKFRHVYGVPAKREKCYDNVKITKNAHDSQFCAVNPKFLAIVTEVAGGGAFLVLPLDNTGRLDFNASRVTGHTGPVLDIKWNPFNDNVIASCSDDCTIKLWHIPDGGLGRNLTDWLVELQGHKRRVAYIEWHPVAENVLFSAGFDHLIIVWDINSGEAVNIIDRHPDVIYSMSLNRDGSLLATTCKDKKLRVFEPRSGIVVSEGVCHAGTKASKVVFLGNSGRLLTTGFSRHSDRQYAIWSQHDLSSPLACESIDSSSGVVFPFYDHDTNMVYLAGKGDGNIRYYEVANEAPWLHFLSQFISGNPQRGLGLMPKRGVTTSLCEVFRFYKLHATRGMCEPISMIVPRKSDQFQEDLYPDTISTTPALSAKDWISGMNSAPNLISLKTGGSITTHKPRAYKPNQGPAATDLNTKKKFAFLSTETVPDYRPVELHDMSEKSQKTSCNQSTKIHQLQQKFGNVTVQPTRCSTEFHELVNKFGSVTNYYRKNNIMASSLNDNKTIGITEPPINESELRAAFARQTDELRLVRRQLANSQLRIKELEEQVIKLQNH comes from the exons GCCTGGTTTCGAGGAGTTCGGAGTAGTAAATTTCGACACGTTTACGGAGTGCCGGCCAAGAGGGAAAAATGTTACGACAATGTCAAGATAACTAAAAATGCCCACGACTCGCAGTTTTGCGCAGTGAATCCGAAGTTTCTCGCTATCGTTACAGAAGTTGCCGGCGGCGGGGCTTTTCTTGTTTTGCCTCTCGACAAC ACTGGTCGACTAGATTTTAATGCAAGCAGAGTTACCGGGCACACTGGTCCAGTACTAGACATCAAATGGAATCCGTTCAACGACAACGTGATCGCGTCGTGCTCCGACGATTGCACG ATCAAGTTGTGGCACATACCGGATGGAGGCCTCGGCAGAAATCTGACAGACTGGCTCGTCGAGCTGCAAGGTCACAAGCGTCGCGTGGCGTACATCGAGTGGCACCCAGTGGCTGAAAATGTATTATTCAGCGCTGGATTTGACCATCTCATAATAGTATGGGACATCAATAGTGGCGAAGCTGTTAATATAATAGACAGACATCCTGACGTGATTTACAGCATGTCATTGAACAGGGATGGCAGTCTATTGGCAACGACttgtaaagataaaaaattgagagtCTTCGAACCGAGGTCTGGGATAGTAGTTTCG GAAGGTGTATGCCATGCTGGAACAAAAGCAAGCAAAGTCGTGTTCCTCGGTAATTCCGGACGCCTCCTGACCACTGGATTCAGCAGACACTCCGACAGGCAATATGCTATTTGGAGTCAACACGATTTGTCGAGTCCTCTGGCTTGCGAGTCAATCGATTCTTCGAGCGGCGTAGTATTTCCCTTTTATGACCATGATACAAACATGGTGTATCTAGCTGGAAAG GGTGATGGAAACATCAGATATTATGAGGTTGCAAACGAGGCACCTTGGCTACATTTTCTGAGCCAGTTTATATCTGGCAATCCTCAAAGGGGGTTGGGGCTGATGCCAAAGAGAGGCGTGACCACCTCTCTGTGTGAGGTTTTCAGATTTTATAAACTACACGCCACTCGAGGGATGTGCGAACCTATATCTATGATAGTTCCCCGGAAG AGCGATCAGTTCCAAGAAGACTTATACCCGGACACTATTAGTACTACGCCTGCTTTGTCGGCTAAAGATTGGATTAGCGGAATGAACAGTGCTCCAAATCTGATTTCTTTAAAAACAG gCGGTAGCATCACAACCCATAAACCTCGGGCATATAAACCGAATCAAGGGCCTGCGGCAACCGACTTGAAcactaaaaaaaagtttgcctTTCTGTCTACTGAGACAGTCCCAGATTACAGACCTGTCGAGTTGCACGATatgtcggaaaagagtcaaaAGACTTCTTGCAATCAAAGTACAAAAATCCATCAGCTGCAGCAAAAATTCGGCAATGTTACAGTGCAG CCAACGAGATGTAGTACTGAATTCCATGAGCTCGTGAACAAGTTTGGAAGTGTAACTAATTATTACCGAAAG AACAATATTATGGCTTCTTCATTGAACGACAACAAAACAATCGGCATCACGGAACCTCCAATCAATGAATCCGAGTTGAGAGCTGCGTTTGCTCGACAAACCGATGAACTGAGATTAGTAAGACGACAGTTGGCCAACAGTCAGCTGAGGATCAAGGAGCTCGAAGAACAAGTAATCAAATTACAAAATCATTGA
- the LOC124188199 gene encoding uncharacterized protein LOC124188199 isoform X2 has product MGSSRKERCLIIVALFVAYLELANAIDCYQCLGTDSGHPFQCNEFLTSDIDIQPEPCDNVYGAQYCIKHIGRFEALGLDCYQCASASEWECMEGDLVKEALQLKNCSHVFEARYCVKTVGRYGGGIGTKRYCSSLDLGNYCNYVQQRGDTLEYRTCVYTCSGDGCNPASPAALPSIISLLIPSFIVGYAMIYRR; this is encoded by the exons ATGGGAAGTTCGCGCAAAGAGAGATGCTTGATAATAGTCGCACTCTTTGTGGCGTATCTTGAATTAG CGAACGCAATTGATTGCTATCAATGCCTGGGTACGGATTCGGGTCATCCCTTTCAGTGCAACGAGTTTCTGACGAGCGACATCGACATTCAACCAGAGCCATGCGATAATGTTTACGGTGCTCAATACTGCATCAAGCACATTGGACGATTCGAGG CCTTGGGTCTAGACTGCTATCAGTGCGCATCAGCTTCGGAATGGGAATGCATGGAGGGTGACTTGGTGAAAGAAGCTTTgcagttgaaaaattgcagTCACGTTTTCGAGGCCCGCTACTGCGTCAAGACCGTCGGACGATACGGAG GTGGAATTGGGACGAAGAGATATTGTTCGTCACTGGATCTGGGCAACTACTGCAATTACGTACAACAGCGTGGCGACACGCTCGAATATCGTACTTGCGTTTACACTTGTAGCGGTGACGGATGTAATCCGGCATCCCCCGCCGCATTACCGAGTATAATTTCTCTCTTAATTCCTAGTTTCATTGTCGGCTACGCGATGATATACAGGAGGTAA
- the LOC124188199 gene encoding U-scoloptoxin(05)-Sm1a isoform X1, protein MGSSRKERCLIIVALFVAYLELANAIDCYQCLGTDSGHPFQCNEFLTSDIDIQPEPCDNVYGAQYCIKHIGRFEGGIGTKRYCSSLDLGNYCNYVQQRGDTLEYRTCVYTCSGDGCNPASPAALPSIISLLIPSFIVGYAMIYRR, encoded by the exons ATGGGAAGTTCGCGCAAAGAGAGATGCTTGATAATAGTCGCACTCTTTGTGGCGTATCTTGAATTAG CGAACGCAATTGATTGCTATCAATGCCTGGGTACGGATTCGGGTCATCCCTTTCAGTGCAACGAGTTTCTGACGAGCGACATCGACATTCAACCAGAGCCATGCGATAATGTTTACGGTGCTCAATACTGCATCAAGCACATTGGACGATTCGAGG GTGGAATTGGGACGAAGAGATATTGTTCGTCACTGGATCTGGGCAACTACTGCAATTACGTACAACAGCGTGGCGACACGCTCGAATATCGTACTTGCGTTTACACTTGTAGCGGTGACGGATGTAATCCGGCATCCCCCGCCGCATTACCGAGTATAATTTCTCTCTTAATTCCTAGTTTCATTGTCGGCTACGCGATGATATACAGGAGGTAA
- the LOC124188178 gene encoding cytosolic carboxypeptidase-like protein 5, whose amino-acid sequence MATTTEEIKCGNFLFYNTFDSANLAKVEQVKAAADPPNNGGVENDGKTCKSSSSDEVPDYEFNVWTKHDCHGTDYQNTNRTWFYFGVQSPTPGVLIKINVMNLNKQVKMFSQGMCPVYKTVPGHPQWERIRDKPSFRMDQKGNEFILSFVFRAAENIKAIIYIAFTYPFSYTDLQNFLKKIDAKMTKKNPTVADDIYYQRECAIMSLEGRRLDLITISSHHNISTEREARLNRLFPIKEEERPFKFRGKKVILISARVHPGETPSTFVFNGFLNLLLNRDDPIAINLRRLYVFKMIPMLNPDGVANGHYRMDTRGVNLNRVYLNPSFNDHPTIYAARAIIKYHHYNYEIPEDELSAEKQSVNINLEVGQHGVNVIGLAGSVTNVIRDTTNRLLQQVTLMTLDEKGKGEPDSEKVCKLMEGMPIQTLCGYGEGSVQESETKVQMHEEESTKKACTAVGIGRIPTDPETSGLFLYIDLHGHASKKGVFMYGNYFDDAEDTIMCMLLPKLMSINNANFHFTSCNFAERNMYLIDKRDGMSREGSGRVAVYKLTGLVRSYTLECNYNSGRMVNSIPARVRDGVSKNLNPIFVPPKYSPSVFEEVGTALGPSILDLTTSNPNSRLPNSQYRSLKGVRSYLKLTYVNLSSSFNRPLNKSSSGVISADQSAIEPPEVKQNCVPDEDGTDSLKSDINLAAKSNKIRRASSIYTNVKRIMSSKRTRPITGHRMHKNQDSSKLEEKNVSSNMRLSSIAVRKKLLKSADYIPSITSNVANIRSTLGPAKTAKHKRTARKLSMSNYNHEMTSDESSVVKHNSKRLKITSSKIVKTRPEIGESSKSAPSEKTVSKMSSRAYFLCNKQNTKNVFGRVRKPFVKVEQAKLNKSSKMKLKRKNSLIISKLSGNEVNKEVTK is encoded by the exons atggcaACTACAACGGAGGAAATAAAGTGTGGTAACTTTTTATTCTACAATACCTTTGACTCCGCTAATTTGGCCAAAGTAGAGCAGGTCAAGGCTGCAGCAGATCCTCCTAACAATG GGGGTGTTGAAAATGATGGGAAAACATGCAAGAGCTCAAGTTCCGATGAGGTACCAGATTACGAGTTCAATGTATGGACAAAACACGATTGCCATGGTACAGACTATCAAAATACCAATAGGACATGGTTTTATTTTGGTGTTCAATCCCCGACGCCGGGAGTTCTcattaaaataaatgtaatgAACCTTAATAAGCAAGTGAAAATGTTCAGCCAAGGAATGTGCCCCGTCTACAAAACTGTACCTGGACATCCCCAGTGGGAACGGATCCGGGACAAGCCATCGTTCCGT ATGGACCAAAAGGGCAACGAATTCATTCTTTCATTTGTGTTTCGTGCGGCGGAAAATATCAAGGCTATTATATACATCGCATTCACTTATCCATTCTCTTATACAgacttgcaaaattttttaaagaaaatagaCGCtaagatgacaaaaaaaaatcccacaGTCGCAGATGACATCTATTATCAGAGAGAATGTGCTATCATGTCTTTGGAGGGACGGAGACTCGACTTGATTACGATTAGTTCACATCATAACATATCAACCGAGAGAGAGGCGAGGCtgaatcgattatttccaataaaggaagaagaaagacCGTTCAAGTTCAGGGGAAAGAAG GTCATTCTTATAAGCGCCAGAGTTCATCCTGGGGAAACTCCTTcaacttttgttttcaatggatttttaaatttacttcTCAATCGAGATGACCCCATAGCTATTAATTTGCGCCGTTTATACGTCTTCAAAATGATCCCTATGCTCAATCCTGACGGAGTTGCTAACGGTCATTATCGCATGGATACCAGGGGTGTAAATTTGAATCGAGTATATCTTAATCCATCCTTCAATGATCATCCTACCATATACGCTGCCAGGGCAATAATTAA GTACCATCATTACAATTATGAAATACCAGAAGACGAATTGAGTGCTGAAAAACAATcggtaaatattaatttagaAGTTGGTCAACACGGCGTTAATGTGATTGGACTTGCTGGCTCTGTAACAAATGTTATTCGAGATACAACAAACCGATTGCTTCAACAG GTAACATTGATGACATTGGATGAAAAAGGCAAAGGTGAACCAGATTCCGAAAAAGTGTGTAAATTGATGGAAGGAATGCCGATTCAGACATTGTGTG gGTATGGCGAAGGTTCTGTTCAAGAATCAGAGACAAAGGTGCAAATGCATGAGGAAGAATCTACCAAGAAAGCATGTACAGCTGTAGGTATCGGACGCATACCTACTGATCCGGAAACCTCAGGACTATTTTTGTACATTGATTTGCACGGACATGCCTCGAAGAAAGGAGTATTCATGTACGGAAATTATTTTGACGATGCAGAAGACACCATCATGTGTATGCTGCTACCAAAATTAATGTCAATCAATAAcgccaattttcatttcacttccTGCAATTTTGCCGAAAGAAATATGTACTTGAT TGACAAACGAGATGGTATGTCTCGTGAAGGTTCGGGAAGAGTAGCCGTTTATAAATTGACAGGTTTGGTACGAAGCTATACCTTGGAGTGTAACTACAACTCTGGTCGAATGGTAAATTCAATCCCAGCGAGGGTTCGGGATGGGGTTAGCAAAAATCTAAACCCCATATTTGTTCCACCAAAATATTCACCATCGGTTTTTGAAGAG GTTGGAACTGCCTTAGGACCATCAATCCTAGATCTGACGACAAGTAATCCCAATAGTCGTCTCCCGAATAGCCAATATCGTTCACTGAAGGGTGTTCGTTCATACCTAAAGTTAACTTATGTCAACCTTTCGTCGTCGTTCAACCGACCATTGAATAAG AGTTCAAGTGGCGTCATTAGTGCGGATCAATCGGCAATAGAACCACCCGAAGTAAAGCAGAATTGCGTGCCAGATGAGGATGGAACTGATTCGTTGAAAAGTGATATAAACCTGGCAGCAAAGTCTAATAAGATAAGACGAGCATCCTCTATTTACACAAACGTGAAGAGGATTATGAGCAGCAAACGAACGAGACCAATCACTGGTCACAGAATGCATAAAAATCAAGACAGCAGTAAactcgaggaaaaaaatgtatcttcGAATATGAGATTATCCTCAATtgctgtaagaaaaaaattattgaaatctgCCGATTATATTCCAAGTATAACATCGAACGTGGCTAATATTCGATCGACTTTAGGGCCAGCTAAAACGGCAAAGCACAAACGAACGGCTAGAAAGTTATCTATGAGTAATTACAACCACGAAATGACCAGCGACGAATCTAGCGTCGTTAAACACAATTcaaaacgattaaaaataacatcatcaaaaattgttaaaacCCGTCCGGAGATTGGAGAATCGTCGAAATCTGCGCCTTCGGAAAAGACGGTGTCTAAAATGTCGTCACGGGCATATTTTCTGTGCAATAAGCAAAATACTAAAAACGTATTTGGCAGGGTGAGGAAACCTTTCGTTAAAGTCGAACAGGCGAAGTTAAACAAGTCTTCCaagatgaaattaaaacgaaaGAATTCTTTAATCATTTCTAAACTATCTGGAAATGAAGTAAATAAAGAAGTCACAAAGTGA